From the Montipora capricornis isolate CH-2021 chromosome 2, ASM3666992v2, whole genome shotgun sequence genome, one window contains:
- the LOC138037498 gene encoding uncharacterized protein, producing MRLLHEICTFFFFLNVQFPKTGSVNSFSSQGITRSDDLNALFGKSPKNDPQSLSLEFKSVANPEPFADNVESTSLEDSDDLQSSDISFDLLETSKHDKHEGNEVLDTEDSDYIETGKKHRKHNEPFKKTSVENNMYMKDFKTGKATNSSNNVNPSHERQVDHQEIKGQFLTARTFSREKSQENGSFNFDEEEGEHGYKPHENITKMTLHSILLHPEEGAFDFGIAREVNMLPKLLEDKSDAGKTVSVIDNKEIVGKITRDGQFGNEKTTDELKKTFSPYAGSKKYFVDRGGPTRDPRRIKRGSFNDSQISGEPEMRSSGHDANGESGPVQSFSEKIRPIGEAAEEQEMQKGTKSFDPVLLLEVRKIRMNVLRAERQAINDLNDVRKNFRLKMEDLMEDVKMVRKLTRNVHRKVGLTVNQALAMARQAKNNATNRLYMARKAAKALNNIEKRLGVIHTRNGSKILRSRIPEYSRLKDAHLYKQLLATNKILTKLDGAKELAIYRAEKRFRDEEKTGSSIAKEVDSLRDKLASAEGELSKETEAEIEDERKAQEKIDEAIRRNKLVVKKATFSLSAIEAYLQKLRSDEKKLNQLKFY from the exons ATGAGACTTCTCCATGAGATttgcacgtttttcttcttCCTCAACGTACAGTTTCCCAAAACAGGCTCCGTAAACTCATTCTCATCTCAAG GTATTACCAGATCAGATGACCTTAACGCTTTGTTTGGAAAAAGTCCCAAAAACGATCCACAGTCCTTATCTTTGGAGTTTAAATCTGTGGCCAATCCTGAACCTTTTGCGGATAACGTCGAATCGACATCGTTAGAAGACAGCGATGACCTCCAGAGTTCTGACATTTCCTTTGACCTGCTGGAAACATCCAAACATGATAAACATGAAGGGAATGAAGTTTTAGATACAGAGGATTCTGATTATATTGAAACAGGGAAAAAACATCGAAAGCACAACGAACCATTCAAAAAAACCAGCGTGGAGAATAACATGTATATGAAAGATTTTAAGACTGGAAAAGCGACAAATTCTTCAAACAATGTAAATCCCTCGCATGAAAGGCAGGTCGACCATCAGGAGATTAAAGGACAGTTTTTAACCGCAAGAACCTTCTCAAGGGAGAAGAGCCAAGAGAATGGAAGTTTTAACTTTGACGAAGAGGAGGGGGAACATGGTTATAAACCTCatgaaaatataacaaaaatgacTTTGCATAGCATACTTTTGCACCCAGAAGAAGGAGCCTTTGACTTTGGCATTGCTAGAGAAGTGAACATGCTCCCAAAACTCTTGGAGGACAAATCCGATGCAGGCAAAACTGTTAGCGTCATAGATAACAAAGAGATCGTTGGAAAGATAACTAGAGATGGGCAATTTGGAAACGAAAAAACTACTGATGAATTGAAAAAGACTTTCAGCCCATATGCTGGCTCTAAGAAGTATTTTGTGGATCGTGGCGGACCGACTAGAGATCCCAGAAGAATCAAACGAGGAAGTTTCAATGATTCTCAAATAAGCGGTGAACCGGAAATGCGCTCAAGTGGCCACGATGCCAATGGAGAATCTGGTCCGGTGCAGAGTTTTTCCGAGAAAATACGTCCTATCGGAGAGGCTGCAGAAGAACAGGAGATGCAGAAAGGGACAAAGTCATTCGATCCCGTTCTTCTCTTGGAAGTGAGGAAAATAAGAATGAATGTTCTGAGAGCTGAAAGGCAAGCCATAAATGACTTAAATGATGTCCGGAAAAACTTCCGGTTGAAGATGGAAGATCTAATGGAGGATGTGAAGATGGTAAGGAAGCTTACGAGAAATGTTCACAGAAAAGTTGGATTGACGGTTAATCAAGCTCTCGCTATGGCAAGGCAGGCAAAGAACAACGCAACCAACCGACTCTACATGGCACGAA AAGCTGCAAAGGCATTGAATAATATTGAAAAAAGACTTGGCGTTATTCACACGCGGAATGGCTCCAAGATACTTCGCTCCAGAATCCCAGAATACTCTCGACTAAAAGACGCCCATCTTTACAAACAACTTTTGGCAACAAACAAGATATTAACAAAACTCGACGGAGCCAAAGAGTTGGCAATTTATCGAGCTGAGAAACGTTTCCGAGATGAAGAGAAGACAGGGAGCTCAATAGCAAAGGAAGTGGATTCTCTGAGAGATAAGCTGGCGTCTGCAGAAGGGGAATTAAGTAAAGAGACTGAAGCGGAGATAGAAGATGAGAGGAAAGCACAGGAAAAGATAGACGAGGCAATAAGGCGCAATAAACTTGTAGTTAAGAAGGCGACGTTTTCATTGAGTGCCATTGAGGCTTATTTACAAAAGCTTCGATCGGATGAGAAAAAACTGAATCAATTGAAATTTTACTGA
- the LOC138038105 gene encoding protein FAM133-like isoform X2 produces MSAKAKQGMRALAQAGFNLRKLRIVLDIHQKAVNGKLENMEKESEALNKRVKKALQATMKILGDATKKAARTLSEVTEATNDLGKLGKDIQDAKTHDMITKIRHLIENKPIIKKADEKKHKTKANDTIAESEHRKPEDKTNNSQKFNKDKTADHRKSNVNVSKAGNKTTENHKSMKDQTSQLKKHEDKKLDNDKRAKSNKSKKTKEKDRTESKKNKKPRHPKDIIPRLGKTDEGMEAQRLLEKAEMHEIAQVKMARDAIEKRAEDNKRAFDRAKIFLRQIQDGLLQIKNGFKESGITMN; encoded by the exons ATGTCAGCAAAAGCAAAGCAGGGCATGCGAGCATTAGCCCAAGCTGGATTTAATCTAAGGAAGCTTCGAATAGTCCTCGATATCCATCAAAAGGCTGTTAATGGAAAGCTGGAGAATATGGAGAAAGAGTCTGAAGCCTTAAATAAGCGAGTAAAGAAAGCGTTACAGGCGACGATGAAAATCCTGGGAGATGCAACCAAAAAGGCAGCAAGGACCTTGAGCGAAGTAACAG AGGCCACAAATGATTTAGGAAAACTTGGAAAAGACATTCAGGATGCAAAGACGCACGACATGATCACTAAAATACGGCATCTGATTGAGAACAAACCGATCATAAAGAAAGCCGATGAGAAGAAAcataaaacaaaggcaaatgaCACAATTGCAGAATCTGAACACAGAAAGCCGGaggacaaaacaaacaacagcCAGAAAttcaacaaagacaaaacaGCAGATCATCGCAAATCCAATGTTAACGTATCCAAAGCGGGAAATAAGACAACAGAGAACCACAAATCTATGAAAGACCAAACCAGTCAACTGAAAAAACATGAGGACAAGAAATTAGACAATGACAAAAGAGcaaaatcaaacaaaagtaagaagacaaaggaaaaagaCCGAACCGAgagcaaaaagaacaaaaaacccCGCCATCCAAAAGACATCATTCCACGGCTAGGTAAAACGGATGAGGGGATGGAAGCCCAACGTTTGCTGGAGAAAGCCGAAATGCATGAGATTGCGCAAgtgaaaatggcgagagatgcTATCGAGAAAAGAGCGGAGGACAACAAGCGAGCATTTGACAGGGCTAAGATCTTTTTGAGACAAATTCAGGATGGCTTGCTACAGATCAAGAATGGTTTTAAAGAATCAGGAATAACAATGAACTGA
- the LOC138038105 gene encoding protein FAM133-like isoform X1, whose product MVSRLVMAFALFSVALSSPIIKIKTVNGQKRQYCCYGVAKPFDMSAKAKQGMRALAQAGFNLRKLRIVLDIHQKAVNGKLENMEKESEALNKRVKKALQATMKILGDATKKAARTLSEVTEATNDLGKLGKDIQDAKTHDMITKIRHLIENKPIIKKADEKKHKTKANDTIAESEHRKPEDKTNNSQKFNKDKTADHRKSNVNVSKAGNKTTENHKSMKDQTSQLKKHEDKKLDNDKRAKSNKSKKTKEKDRTESKKNKKPRHPKDIIPRLGKTDEGMEAQRLLEKAEMHEIAQVKMARDAIEKRAEDNKRAFDRAKIFLRQIQDGLLQIKNGFKESGITMN is encoded by the exons ATGGTGTCACGACTGGTTATGGCATTTGCACTCTTCTCCGTGGCCCTCTCGTCGCCGATCATCAAGATAAAGA CTGTTAATGGTCAGAAGAGGCAGTACTGCTGTTATGGAGTTGCAAAACCGTTCGACATGTCAGCAAAAGCAAAGCAGGGCATGCGAGCATTAGCCCAAGCTGGATTTAATCTAAGGAAGCTTCGAATAGTCCTCGATATCCATCAAAAGGCTGTTAATGGAAAGCTGGAGAATATGGAGAAAGAGTCTGAAGCCTTAAATAAGCGAGTAAAGAAAGCGTTACAGGCGACGATGAAAATCCTGGGAGATGCAACCAAAAAGGCAGCAAGGACCTTGAGCGAAGTAACAG AGGCCACAAATGATTTAGGAAAACTTGGAAAAGACATTCAGGATGCAAAGACGCACGACATGATCACTAAAATACGGCATCTGATTGAGAACAAACCGATCATAAAGAAAGCCGATGAGAAGAAAcataaaacaaaggcaaatgaCACAATTGCAGAATCTGAACACAGAAAGCCGGaggacaaaacaaacaacagcCAGAAAttcaacaaagacaaaacaGCAGATCATCGCAAATCCAATGTTAACGTATCCAAAGCGGGAAATAAGACAACAGAGAACCACAAATCTATGAAAGACCAAACCAGTCAACTGAAAAAACATGAGGACAAGAAATTAGACAATGACAAAAGAGcaaaatcaaacaaaagtaagaagacaaaggaaaaagaCCGAACCGAgagcaaaaagaacaaaaaacccCGCCATCCAAAAGACATCATTCCACGGCTAGGTAAAACGGATGAGGGGATGGAAGCCCAACGTTTGCTGGAGAAAGCCGAAATGCATGAGATTGCGCAAgtgaaaatggcgagagatgcTATCGAGAAAAGAGCGGAGGACAACAAGCGAGCATTTGACAGGGCTAAGATCTTTTTGAGACAAATTCAGGATGGCTTGCTACAGATCAAGAATGGTTTTAAAGAATCAGGAATAACAATGAACTGA